In Clarias gariepinus isolate MV-2021 ecotype Netherlands chromosome 9, CGAR_prim_01v2, whole genome shotgun sequence, a single window of DNA contains:
- the adgrd2 gene encoding adhesion G-protein coupled receptor D2 gives MCGKRDKEASHYTGRRIRRNSRRPFSCGKMSLILLVVILSTFSKCLASKTVDTSSTENISTDLFEEEEVSERCIVDTVALHNHPIQTQETMFQLVNASCSFVQAFHYCRGQLSSITIQGKHEDEEGMRQLLDQVQMRRPVWVRNSNSVSQSSVPSVPKQNVVFSGLSFFDKSKDGYARVEASFPPLSAVSVCIRVQFPQHHGDLSTLFSYAAPTLTNEFQLRGCLDKNKRQVLLALIIHGKHHSYKAWFPNNGDWHHVCVTWRKSDGLWNIYVDGEKRDSASDKASSRDIYGNGIFILGQDQDSFGGTFTEPYLGNMTDLNIWNLWLTEKQIQTLFTCSDSSDLKPFFSWHERNLTLHPVVKEISGMVQCPGLLEQKQKEQDSCRILQVFSGGVPKYSTTPCSNTYPFICKISKARYMKKKELEESLIMNPTPLMQNLMSHGMTTSEILGMPDADDTWSGVSNLLNVSEVYLRESQGQLESRDVPSVLGMLARVAELPTTSEQTHMTAHALGRSFISLADTLMSEGVMNKWETMKEVVSGPMVVVQTIDRMASNLSPVLLGAADHVQINSSNIRLQVKQKNVSENSHGSEFCGFSRSGPSGLDCISVAPQSMQELYNEGFGKVTLLNAWYGSLRPLLNGQENTTLIPVTTDSSFKYKGTVLGSSLISSTVMADGKFVSLGVQYTLRHHTQSTSRIIHKPICAFWDFELLAVDKGGWSTDGCEVISSQEDTTSCFCNHTTNFALLLQIYEVQYTPADERGLQILSFVGCGVSLCGLIFTFILFIAVSVPKSDRTTVHKNLIVALAAAQFLLIFSYWASANQELCLLVTALLHLFFLASFCWMLVEGLLLWSKVVSVNISEDRRMRFYYGLGWGLPVVIVSVTLTVSLKKYKAEQRCWLNTESDIIWAFVGPVLFVLMVNTVVLCRVVMVTVSSARRRAKMLAPSSASKSKPMDLTWAATRPVLILMPVLGLTWLCGVLVHLSVVLAYLFVALNAFQGLYIFLVYAVYNSEVQNAIKRIQEKRKALSFTNCSQPISFLPSPRTPGASWVDSLPTPSSPESSSSSYMTNSTASSLVIKNESFGNDKLASFSASSKPSVENPVVQLMAFKPSAC, from the exons ATGTGTGGCAAGAGAGACAAAGAAGCATCTCACTACACAGGACGGAGGATCCGCCGAAACAGCCGCCGTCCCTTCTCCT GTGGGAAGATGTCTCTTATCCTGCTGGTGGTGATTTTGTCCACG TTTTCGAAATGTTTGGCCTCAAAGACTGTAGACACTTCCAGCACTGAAAATATATCAACAGATCTgttcgaagaagaagaagtgtcAGAgaggtgcattgtgg ATACTGTGGCCCTCCACAACCACCCGATTCAGACCCAAGAGACCATGTTCCAGCTGGTGAATGCGTCCTGCAGCTTTGTTCAGGCTTTCCACTACTGCCGGGGCCAACTGAGCTCCATCACCATTCAAGGGAAGCATGAGGATGAAGAGGGCATGAGGCAACTTCTGGATCAGGTTCAGATGCGCCGTCCGGTCTGGGTCAGGAACAGTAACAGTGTCAGTCAATCATCTGTACCGAGCGTTCCCAAACAGA ATGTTGTATTCTCAGGATTGTCCTTCTTTGACAAATCTAAAGACGGGTACGCTCGAGTGGAGGCCTCATTCCCACCACTGTCCGCTGTGAGCGTGTGCATACGTGTTCAATTCCCCCAGCACCACGGTGATCTGTCCACTCTGTTTTCATATGCTGCACCCACTTTGACGAATGAATTCCAGCTCCGAGGATGCTTAGACAAGAACAAGCGGCAGGTCCTGCTGGCCCTCATCATCCACGGAAAGCACCACTCTTATAAAGCTTGGTTTCCCAACAATGGTGACTGGCATCACGTTTGTGTTACATGGCGGAAAAGTGATGGACTTTGGAATATTTATGTGGACGGCGAAAAACGTGACTCAGCCTCGGACAAGGCCTCGTCCCGGGATATCTATGGAAATGGAATATTTATTTTGGGACAGGACCAGGATTCTTTTGGGGGGACTTTTACTGAGCCATACTTAGGGAACATGACAGATCTGAACATATGGAATTTGTGGCTGACAGAGAAACAGATTCAGACACTTTTCACCTGTTCGGATTCCTCGGATCTGAAGCCGTTTTTCAGCTGGCATGAGCGCAATTTGACTCTCCACCCTGTTGTGAAGGAGATATCAGGAATGGTACAATGCCCTG GTTTGCTAGAGCAGAAGCAGAAAGAGCAGGATTCCTGCCGAATTCTGCAAGTCTTTAGTGGAGGTGTACCAAAATACAGCACGACACCTTGCTCAAACACTTACCCCTTCATCTGCAAAATCAGCAAAG CCCGCTATATGAAGAAGAAAGAGCTGGAGGAGTCGCTGATTATGAACCCGACCCCCTTGATGCAAAACCTCATGAGCCATGGCATG accACCAGTGAAATCCTTGGTATGCCTGATGCAGACGACACCTGGTCTGGAGTCTCCAATCTGCTTAATGTCTCTGAGGTTTATCTGCGGGAGTCCCAGGGCCAGCTTGAGAGCAGGGATGTTCCATCTGTGCTTGGGATGTTGGCTCGTGTTGCCGAACTGCCAACCACTAGCGAGCAGACCCACATGACGGCACATGCACTTGGCCGCAGCTTCATTAGTTTGGCGGATACGCTTATGAGTGAGGGGGTCATGAACAAATGGGAGACCATGAAAGAG GTGGTTAGTGGACCAATGGTTGTAGTGCAGACCATTGACCGCATGGCGTCTAACCTGAGCCCGGTGCTCCTGGGGGCCGCAGACCATGTACAAATAAACAGCAGCAATATCA GACTACAGGTCAAACAGAAGAACGTGTCTGAGAATTCCCATGGATCAGAGTTTTGTGGTTTCAGCAGATCCGGTCCCTCTGGTCTGGACTGCATCTCTGTTGCACCTCAAAGCATGCAGGAGCTCTACAATGAGG GCTTCGGGAAAGTTACTCTGTTAAACGCTTGGTACGGCTCCCTGAGACCGCTGTTGAATGGACAGGAGAACACGACGCTCATCCCCGTCACCACTGACTCCTCTTTCAA GTATAAGGGGACAGTCCTGGGCTCATCGCTCATTTCCAGCACAGTGATGGCTGATGGGAAGTTTGTCAGTCTGGGTGTGCAGTATACACTCCGCCATCACACTCAG agCACTTCGAGGATCATCCATAAGCCCATCTGCGCCTTTTGGGATTTCGAGCTGTT GGCAGTGGATAAAGGAGGATGGTCGACTGATGGCTGTGAGGTCATTTCCTCTCAAGAAGACACCACTTCCTGTTTCTGTAACCACACCACCAACTTTGCTTTGCTCCTGCAGATTTATGAGGTTCAG TACACACCGGCAGATGAGAGAGGTTTACAGATCCTGAGTTTTGTCGGCTGTGGAGTGTCACTGTGTGGACTGATCTTCACCTTCATCCTCTTCATCGCTgtcag tgtcccaAAATCTGACCGCACCACTGTGCATAAAAATCTGATCGTAGCCCTGGCTGCTGCTCAGTTTCTCCTCATCTTCAGCTACTGGGCCTCGGCTAACCAG GAGCTGTGTTTGTTGGTGACGGCTCTCCTTCACCTCTTCTTCCTGGCGTCTTTCTGCTGGATGCTGGTCGAAGGGCTGCTGCTCTGGAGCAAAGTCGTCTCTGTGAATATCAGCGAGGACAGGAGAATGAGATTCTACTATGGCCTGggctggg GGTTGCCAGTTGTCATAGTGTCTGTAACCTTGACAGTGTCGCTGAAAAAGTACAAGGCGGAGCAGCGCTGTTGGCTCAACACAGAGTCTGATATTATTTGGGCATTTGTGGGGCCTGTACTGTTTGTTCTaatg GTCAACACTGTGGTCTTATGTCGGGTCGTCATGGTAACCGTCTCTAGCGCACGGCGCCGAGCCAAAATGCTGGCTCCAAGCTCCGCCTCCAAATCAAAGCCCATGGATCTGACTTG GGCGGCGACACGGCCTGTCTTGATTCTTATGCCGGTTCTGGGTCTGACGTGGCTGTGTGGGGTTCTGGTCCACCTGTCTGTGGTTCTGGCCTACCTGTTTGTAGCACTTAATGCCTTCCAG GGGTTGTACATATTCCTGGTGTATGCGGTTTATAACAGtgag GTGCAGAACGCTATAAAGAGAATACAGGAGAAGAGGAAAGCTCTGTCCTTTACT AattgctctcagccaatcagcttccTGCCATCTCCGAGGACTCCTGGTGCATCGTGGGTAGACAGCTTGCCCACCCCGTCCAGCCCAGAGAGTAGTAGCTCCAGTTACATGACCAACTCTACAGCAAGCTCACTCGTCATTAagaacg aAAGTTTTGGAAACGACAAACTTGCAAGCTTCTCAGCCTCATCCAAACCAAGTGTGGAAAATCCT gTGGTTCAGCTGATGGCCTTCAAACCCTCAG CCTGTTGA